From Haloglomus litoreum, the proteins below share one genomic window:
- the trpB gene encoding tryptophan synthase subunit beta: MADQGTFEGYGGRHVPEPLEEPLAELAGAFDQLKDDEEFQQEFEYLLEHFGGRPTPVFHAETLSERYDANIYFKHEDLLHGGAHKLNNTLGQALLAKRAGKERLIAETGAGQHGTATAMVGALLDLDTTVYMGRHDMQRQEMNVFRMRLMGAEVEPVDRGNEGLAEAVDAAMEDLIENTEETHYLVGSAVGPDPFPRMVRHFQSVIGREAREQVQELHGDLPDACVACVGGGSNAIGLFHAFKDDDVAFYGAEPAGKGLDSGHHSAPLSVTEREEPQIFQGMKTHVIDDETENHSVSAGLDYPAVGPEHAALRELGRAEYHGITDDEALAAFRELSEAEGIIPALEPSHAIALACKLAEEDRHDTLLVNLCGRGDKDMQTAAEKFDLS, translated from the coding sequence ATGGCAGACCAAGGCACGTTCGAGGGGTACGGCGGTCGACACGTCCCGGAGCCGCTGGAGGAGCCGCTCGCGGAACTCGCGGGCGCGTTCGACCAGCTGAAAGACGACGAGGAGTTCCAGCAGGAGTTCGAGTACCTGCTGGAGCACTTCGGTGGCCGCCCGACGCCCGTCTTCCACGCCGAGACGCTCAGCGAGCGCTACGACGCGAACATCTACTTCAAGCACGAGGACCTGCTCCACGGCGGCGCCCACAAGCTCAACAACACGCTCGGGCAGGCCCTGCTCGCGAAACGCGCGGGCAAGGAGCGCCTCATCGCCGAGACCGGCGCCGGCCAGCACGGCACCGCGACGGCGATGGTCGGTGCCCTGCTGGACCTGGACACGACGGTCTACATGGGCCGCCACGACATGCAGCGCCAGGAGATGAACGTCTTCCGGATGCGCCTGATGGGCGCCGAGGTCGAACCCGTCGACCGCGGCAACGAGGGCCTCGCCGAGGCCGTCGACGCCGCGATGGAGGACCTGATCGAGAACACCGAGGAGACCCACTACCTCGTCGGCTCCGCCGTCGGCCCGGACCCGTTCCCCCGGATGGTCCGGCACTTCCAGTCCGTCATCGGCCGCGAGGCCCGCGAGCAGGTCCAGGAACTGCACGGCGACCTGCCCGACGCCTGCGTCGCCTGCGTCGGCGGCGGCTCCAACGCCATCGGCCTGTTCCACGCCTTCAAGGACGACGACGTGGCCTTCTACGGCGCCGAGCCGGCCGGGAAGGGCCTCGACTCGGGCCACCACTCCGCCCCGCTCTCGGTCACCGAGCGCGAGGAACCCCAGATCTTCCAGGGGATGAAGACCCACGTCATCGACGACGAGACGGAGAACCACTCGGTATCCGCCGGGCTGGACTACCCCGCCGTCGGTCCGGAACACGCCGCACTGCGTGAACTCGGGCGCGCCGAGTACCACGGCATCACCGACGACGAGGCGCTGGCCGCCTTCCGCGAACTCAGCGAGGCCGAGGGCATCATCCCCGCCCTGGAGCCGTCCCACGCCATCGCGCTGGCCTGCAAACTGGCCGAGGAGGACCGTCACGACACGCTCCTGGTCAACCTCTGTGGCCGCGGCGACAAGGACATGCAGACGGCCGCCGAGAAGTTCGACCTGAGCTAG
- a CDS encoding DUF6159 family protein: MGFFSRLKTGWALSMDSLQVLREEPSLTVFPAISGIAGAIYLALILGGAVFLVGPNPGVVMYAALFVVYLGTSFIAAFFSAALMYNAREVFHGRDPTLNEGLAAAWRNKRPLFAWAVISAVVGTILQALESTDNPLAELASFLFSVAWGILTYFVIPVIVFEDVSVREMFERSGQTFKETWGETAGASFGVGIVTALFTLAGLLVAAAAFFVLGGTGLGLVGAIAIGVLVVLLAYLGGTTLGAVAKTALYVYATEGERPQQFENVDFQSAGR; the protein is encoded by the coding sequence ATGGGATTCTTCAGTAGACTCAAGACCGGCTGGGCGCTGTCGATGGACAGCCTCCAGGTCCTCCGTGAGGAGCCAAGCCTCACCGTGTTCCCCGCCATCTCGGGCATCGCGGGCGCCATCTACCTCGCGCTCATCCTCGGCGGCGCCGTCTTCCTCGTCGGCCCGAACCCCGGGGTCGTGATGTACGCCGCACTGTTCGTCGTCTACCTCGGAACCTCGTTCATCGCGGCGTTCTTCTCGGCCGCGCTGATGTACAACGCCCGCGAGGTGTTCCACGGTCGGGACCCGACGTTGAACGAGGGGCTCGCCGCGGCGTGGCGCAACAAGCGTCCGCTGTTCGCGTGGGCGGTCATCTCGGCCGTCGTCGGGACCATCCTCCAGGCACTGGAGAGCACCGACAACCCGCTCGCGGAGCTCGCATCCTTCCTCTTCAGCGTGGCGTGGGGCATCCTGACCTACTTCGTCATCCCCGTCATCGTCTTCGAGGACGTCTCGGTGCGGGAGATGTTCGAGCGCTCCGGCCAGACGTTCAAGGAGACCTGGGGCGAGACCGCCGGCGCCAGCTTCGGCGTCGGCATCGTCACGGCCCTGTTCACGCTGGCGGGCCTCCTCGTCGCGGCGGCCGCGTTCTTCGTCCTCGGCGGCACCGGCCTGGGACTCGTCGGCGCCATCGCCATCGGCGTCCTCGTCGTCCTGCTGGCCTACCTGGGCGGCACGACGCTGGGCGCGGTCGCGAAGACGGCGCTGTACGTCTACGCCACGGAGGGCGAGCGCCCCCAGCAGTTCGAGAACGTCGACTTCCAGTCGGCCGGGCGCTGA
- a CDS encoding D-2-hydroxyacid dehydrogenase gives MPAELSEVAVLHHKPHGLSPTTYVDALHERLPDVEVTLASTPAERRDAVADAPVVTSNDLDPDLLDAADALDLFACTYAGVDHLPLETLRERGVAVTNASGVHGPNVAEHVLGWLLTMVRRLDEGWRRQGRREWSHFQAAGELQGATVTVVGLGAIGEAVVERLAGFGVETVGARYTPAKGGPTDEVVGYDDLPEVLPRTDHLVLACPLTDETRELVDATALELLPPDATLVNVARGPVVDTEALVETLRRNRLHAAALDVTDPEPLPEDHPLWTLENVLLTPHNAGHTPHYFERCADILAENVRRVNETGSFEDLQNQV, from the coding sequence ATGCCAGCGGAGCTCTCGGAGGTCGCCGTCCTCCACCACAAGCCGCACGGGCTATCGCCGACCACGTACGTCGACGCGCTCCACGAGCGGCTCCCGGACGTCGAGGTGACGCTCGCCTCGACCCCTGCCGAGCGCCGCGACGCGGTCGCGGACGCCCCGGTCGTGACGAGCAACGACCTCGACCCGGACCTGCTCGATGCGGCCGACGCCCTCGACCTGTTCGCCTGCACGTACGCGGGCGTGGACCACCTCCCACTGGAGACGCTCCGCGAGCGCGGGGTGGCCGTCACCAACGCGTCCGGGGTCCACGGGCCGAACGTCGCCGAGCACGTCCTCGGCTGGCTGCTGACGATGGTCCGCCGACTCGACGAGGGGTGGCGGCGCCAGGGGCGCCGCGAGTGGTCGCACTTCCAGGCCGCCGGCGAGTTGCAGGGCGCGACGGTCACGGTGGTCGGCCTGGGCGCCATCGGCGAGGCGGTCGTCGAGCGGCTGGCGGGCTTCGGGGTCGAGACGGTCGGCGCGCGCTACACGCCCGCGAAGGGCGGGCCGACCGACGAGGTAGTCGGGTACGACGACCTGCCCGAGGTGCTTCCCCGCACCGACCACCTCGTGCTGGCCTGCCCGCTGACCGACGAGACACGGGAACTGGTCGACGCGACGGCGCTGGAACTCCTGCCGCCGGACGCCACGCTCGTCAACGTCGCGCGCGGCCCGGTGGTCGACACCGAGGCACTGGTCGAGACGCTCCGGCGGAACCGCCTCCACGCGGCCGCGCTCGACGTGACCGATCCCGAACCGCTCCCCGAGGACCACCCCCTCTGGACGCTGGAGAACGTCCTCCTCACCCCGCACAACGCCGGGCACACGCCCCACTACTTCGAGCGGTGTGCCGACATCCTCGCCGAGAACGTCCGCCGGGTGAACGAGACGGGGTCGTTCGAGGACCTTCAGAACCAGGTGTGA
- a CDS encoding energy-coupling factor ABC transporter ATP-binding protein: MIETRALTHSYDDEPVLDGVDLTVPDGEFLLLVGPNGAGKTTLVRHFNGLLEPDAGEVLVDGQPVADDLVAARSAVAMVFQDPRDGFVAATVRDDVAFGPENLGLSHEEIDRRVEDALAAVRLAGRGDERIDQLSGGEQARVAIAGALAMEPSHLVLDEPLSGLDHPARTAVVERLAALHAAGTGVVVVTHDLRDVADLADRIVVMRDGEVALEGPPAAVNDRLAEFDVRPC; encoded by the coding sequence ATGATCGAGACCCGCGCCCTCACGCATTCCTACGACGACGAGCCCGTCCTCGACGGCGTCGACCTCACCGTCCCGGACGGCGAGTTCCTCCTGCTCGTCGGCCCGAACGGCGCCGGGAAGACCACCCTCGTCCGGCACTTCAACGGCCTCCTCGAACCCGACGCCGGCGAGGTGCTGGTCGACGGGCAGCCGGTCGCCGACGACCTCGTCGCCGCCCGGAGCGCGGTGGCGATGGTGTTCCAGGACCCGCGCGACGGGTTCGTCGCGGCCACCGTCCGCGACGACGTGGCGTTCGGGCCGGAGAACCTCGGCCTGTCACACGAGGAGATCGACCGCCGCGTCGAGGACGCGCTCGCGGCGGTCCGGCTGGCGGGCCGCGGTGACGAGCGCATCGACCAGCTCTCGGGGGGCGAACAGGCCCGCGTCGCCATCGCGGGCGCGCTCGCGATGGAGCCCTCGCATCTGGTGCTGGACGAACCGCTCTCCGGGCTGGACCACCCCGCGCGGACCGCCGTCGTCGAGCGGCTGGCCGCGCTCCACGCGGCGGGGACCGGCGTCGTCGTCGTCACGCACGACCTGCGGGACGTGGCCGACCTTGCGGACCGCATCGTCGTGATGCGCGACGGCGAGGTGGCGCTGGAGGGCCCCCCGGCGGCCGTCAACGACCGACTGGCCGAGTTCGACGTCCGACCGTGCTGA
- a CDS encoding acyl-CoA dehydrogenase family protein: MEYHDSEKATEVAGRVEAFMDEVVIPREREALRTGERISQDELEDLWEQAKARDLFAPQVPEEYGGQGLDFSDMLPAFEQAGRSLIGAKAIRANAPQEGNMHTLEMVGTEEQKEEWLRPLVSGELQSAFSMTEPMQGAGSDPKMLQTTAYKDGDEWVINGHKWWSSDGYNADFLLVMARTDMDAHPYAGSSIILVPTDTDGVEIVRNAGHLGGHGILEEPGGHAEIKYRDVRVPVENTVGEENAGFRIAQMRLGGGRLTHCMRFSGMAERSLEIAKAYTSEREAFGSGLDEKQALRQRIAEAETRLHMARTGVRHAARELDQSDARIEVAMSKVFTARVVNEIIDLAVQCCGGNGIAKDLPLAHFYEGVRAFRIFDGADEVHLRSIARDAFEDVNEDEIQDVLRFDPELTPENVL; encoded by the coding sequence ATGGAGTACCACGACTCCGAGAAGGCGACGGAGGTGGCCGGCCGCGTCGAGGCGTTCATGGACGAGGTCGTCATCCCCCGGGAACGCGAGGCGCTGCGGACCGGCGAGCGCATCTCACAGGACGAACTCGAGGACCTCTGGGAGCAGGCCAAGGCCCGCGACCTGTTCGCACCCCAGGTCCCTGAAGAGTACGGCGGCCAGGGGCTGGATTTCAGCGATATGCTCCCGGCGTTCGAGCAGGCCGGCCGGTCGCTCATCGGCGCCAAGGCCATCCGGGCGAACGCCCCGCAGGAGGGGAACATGCACACCCTCGAGATGGTCGGGACCGAGGAGCAGAAGGAGGAGTGGCTCCGGCCGCTCGTCTCCGGCGAGCTGCAGTCGGCGTTCTCGATGACCGAGCCGATGCAGGGTGCCGGCTCGGACCCGAAGATGCTCCAGACCACCGCCTACAAGGACGGTGACGAGTGGGTCATCAACGGCCACAAGTGGTGGTCCTCGGACGGCTACAACGCCGACTTCCTGCTCGTGATGGCCCGGACCGACATGGACGCTCACCCGTACGCCGGGAGCTCCATCATCCTCGTCCCGACGGATACGGACGGCGTCGAGATCGTCCGGAACGCCGGGCACCTCGGCGGCCACGGCATCCTCGAGGAGCCGGGCGGCCACGCCGAGATCAAGTACCGTGACGTCCGCGTCCCCGTCGAGAACACCGTCGGCGAGGAGAACGCCGGCTTCCGCATCGCACAGATGCGCCTCGGCGGCGGCCGCCTCACGCACTGTATGCGCTTCTCCGGCATGGCCGAGCGGTCGCTGGAGATCGCGAAGGCGTACACCTCCGAGCGCGAGGCGTTCGGCTCCGGCCTCGACGAGAAGCAGGCGCTCCGCCAGCGCATCGCCGAGGCCGAGACGCGACTCCACATGGCCCGCACCGGCGTCCGGCACGCCGCCCGCGAACTCGACCAGTCCGACGCGCGCATCGAGGTCGCCATGTCGAAGGTGTTCACCGCCCGCGTCGTCAACGAGATCATCGACCTCGCGGTGCAGTGCTGTGGCGGCAACGGCATCGCGAAGGACCTGCCGCTGGCACACTTCTACGAGGGGGTGCGGGCGTTCCGCATCTTCGACGGCGCCGACGAGGTCCACCTGCGGTCCATCGCGCGCGACGCCTTCGAGGACGTGAACGAGGACGAGATCCAGGACGTGCTCCGGTTCGACCCCGAACTGACGCCCGAGAACGTGCTGTAA
- a CDS encoding biotin transporter BioY translates to MSAETRNVELVGQEVGKNVARAAMVAALTGAFAYVSFPNPVSPVDITLQGLGIFLAGVFLGPVWGGASITLYLVAGAAGAPVFQGGAAGLGQFVGSSGGYLFAFPVAAAAIGALVHGLDGLRDPSEVPIWRLVGAMTVGVAIIYVGGIVGLMLVLGMGPWEAFLAGAAAFIPAEALKMAAAVGIVNSEEFSAE, encoded by the coding sequence GTGAGCGCCGAGACCCGCAACGTCGAACTCGTCGGCCAGGAGGTCGGCAAGAACGTCGCCCGGGCGGCGATGGTCGCCGCGCTCACGGGGGCGTTCGCGTACGTCTCCTTCCCGAACCCCGTCTCCCCGGTCGACATCACGCTCCAGGGCCTGGGGATCTTCCTCGCGGGCGTCTTCCTCGGCCCCGTCTGGGGTGGGGCATCCATCACGCTCTACCTCGTCGCCGGCGCGGCCGGCGCCCCGGTCTTCCAGGGCGGGGCCGCGGGCCTCGGCCAGTTCGTCGGGTCGAGCGGCGGCTACCTGTTCGCCTTCCCGGTCGCGGCGGCCGCCATCGGCGCGCTCGTCCACGGCCTCGACGGCCTGCGCGACCCCAGCGAGGTCCCGATCTGGCGCCTCGTCGGCGCCATGACCGTCGGTGTCGCCATCATCTACGTCGGCGGCATCGTCGGCCTGATGCTGGTGCTCGGGATGGGGCCCTGGGAGGCGTTCCTCGCGGGCGCCGCGGCGTTCATCCCGGCCGAGGCGCTCAAGATGGCCGCCGCGGTCGGCATCGTCAACAGCGAGGAGTTCTCCGCCGAGTGA
- a CDS encoding NADP-dependent malic enzyme has product MGLDEDALEYHERDPPGKIEISTTKPTSTQRDLSLAYSPGVAAPCEAIAEDVGDAYRYTTKGNLVGVVSDGSAVLGLGDIGPTASKPVMEGKGVLFKRFADIDVFDLEVDASDPDAFVEHVAALEPTFGGINLEDISAPECFEIEERLRERLSIPVFHDDQHGTAIISGAALANAADIVGKDLADLSVTFAGAGAAALATARFYVSLGVPRENITMCDIDGVLTTERAEAGDLDPYSEAFAQDRPPGDLADAMAGADAFVGLSVGGIVDESMVRSMAENPILFAMANPEPEIGYQAAKHARDDTVVMATGRSDFPNQVNNVLGFPFIFRGALDAGATEINEAMKVAAAEALADLARQDVPDAVVKAYDDEPLQFGPEYIIPKPLDHRVLFEVAPAVARAAVESGAARRDLDREAYVERLEARLGKSREMMRVVLNKAQSDPKRVVLAEDGDRMVRAAYQLADQGIAEPVLIGDTREILRTADRLGLDFAPEIVDPHEAELAPYADELYRRRKRKGVTRREAADLVRNGNYLGSTMLAMGDADAMLTGQTHHYPSALRAPLQVVGTAPGTEYAAGVTMLTFRNRVLFCADTSVNQAPDADVLAEVTRHAADLARRFNVEPRAALLSYSDFGSVDNEGTRKPRAAADRLRADPDVDFPVDGEMQADTAVVEEMLTGDYDFAELEEPANVLVFPNLEAGNVASKLLQRLGGAEAVGPMLAGMDKPVHVLQRGDEVKDIVNLAGVAVVDAQD; this is encoded by the coding sequence ATGGGACTGGACGAGGACGCGCTCGAGTACCACGAGCGGGACCCCCCCGGCAAGATCGAGATCTCGACGACGAAGCCGACGAGCACGCAGCGCGACCTCTCGCTGGCGTACTCGCCCGGCGTCGCTGCGCCCTGCGAGGCCATCGCCGAGGACGTGGGCGACGCCTACCGCTACACGACGAAGGGGAACCTCGTCGGCGTCGTCTCCGACGGGTCCGCGGTCCTCGGGCTCGGTGATATCGGCCCGACGGCCTCGAAGCCCGTCATGGAGGGGAAGGGAGTGCTGTTCAAGCGGTTCGCCGACATCGACGTGTTCGACCTGGAGGTCGACGCCTCGGATCCGGACGCGTTCGTCGAGCACGTCGCGGCGCTGGAGCCGACGTTCGGCGGCATCAACCTGGAGGACATCTCGGCGCCGGAGTGTTTCGAGATCGAGGAGCGCCTGCGCGAGCGCCTCTCCATCCCGGTCTTCCACGACGACCAGCACGGGACCGCCATCATCAGCGGCGCCGCGCTCGCCAACGCCGCCGACATCGTCGGGAAGGACCTCGCGGACCTCTCGGTGACGTTCGCGGGCGCGGGGGCAGCCGCGCTCGCGACCGCCCGCTTCTACGTCTCGCTGGGGGTCCCCCGCGAGAACATCACGATGTGCGACATCGACGGGGTTCTCACGACCGAGCGCGCCGAGGCGGGCGACCTCGACCCGTACAGCGAGGCGTTCGCACAGGACCGGCCGCCGGGTGACCTCGCCGACGCGATGGCCGGCGCGGACGCCTTCGTCGGGCTCTCGGTCGGCGGCATCGTCGACGAGTCGATGGTCCGGTCGATGGCCGAGAACCCCATCCTGTTCGCGATGGCCAACCCCGAACCGGAGATCGGCTACCAGGCGGCCAAGCACGCCCGCGACGACACCGTCGTGATGGCGACCGGACGCTCTGACTTCCCGAACCAGGTGAACAACGTGCTGGGCTTCCCGTTCATCTTCCGCGGCGCGCTGGACGCGGGCGCCACGGAGATCAACGAGGCGATGAAGGTCGCCGCGGCCGAGGCGCTCGCGGACCTCGCCCGGCAGGACGTCCCCGACGCGGTCGTGAAGGCCTACGACGACGAGCCGCTCCAGTTCGGCCCGGAGTACATCATCCCGAAGCCGCTCGACCACCGGGTCCTGTTCGAGGTCGCCCCCGCCGTCGCCCGGGCGGCCGTCGAGAGCGGCGCCGCCCGGCGCGACCTCGACCGCGAGGCGTACGTCGAGCGCCTCGAAGCACGCCTGGGCAAGTCCCGAGAGATGATGCGGGTCGTCCTCAACAAGGCCCAGAGCGACCCGAAACGGGTCGTCCTGGCCGAGGACGGCGACCGGATGGTTCGCGCGGCCTACCAGCTCGCCGACCAGGGCATCGCCGAGCCCGTCCTCATCGGCGACACCCGGGAGATCCTCCGGACGGCCGACCGGCTGGGGCTGGACTTCGCACCGGAGATCGTCGACCCGCACGAGGCCGAGCTGGCGCCGTACGCCGACGAACTCTACCGCCGGCGCAAGCGCAAGGGCGTCACCCGCCGCGAGGCCGCCGACCTCGTGCGGAACGGCAACTACCTCGGGAGCACCATGCTGGCGATGGGTGACGCCGACGCGATGCTGACGGGCCAGACCCACCACTACCCCTCGGCGCTCCGGGCGCCGCTGCAGGTCGTCGGGACCGCGCCCGGCACGGAGTACGCGGCGGGTGTCACGATGCTCACGTTCCGGAACCGGGTGCTCTTCTGTGCCGACACCAGCGTCAACCAGGCCCCCGACGCCGACGTGCTCGCGGAGGTGACCCGGCACGCCGCCGACCTCGCGCGGCGGTTCAACGTCGAGCCACGGGCCGCGCTGCTGTCGTACTCGGACTTCGGCTCCGTCGACAACGAGGGGACCCGCAAGCCCCGGGCCGCGGCCGACCGCCTCCGCGCGGACCCGGATGTGGACTTCCCGGTCGACGGGGAGATGCAGGCCGATACCGCCGTCGTCGAGGAGATGCTCACCGGGGACTACGACTTCGCCGAGCTCGAGGAACCCGCGAACGTCCTCGTCTTCCCGAACCTCGAAGCCGGGAACGTCGCGTCGAAACTCCTCCAGCGCCTCGGCGGCGCCGAGGCCGTCGGCCCGATGCTCGCCGGGATGGACAAACCCGTCCACGTCCTCCAGCGCGGCGACGAGGTCAAGGACATCGTCAACCTCGCGGGCGTCGCCGTCGTCGACGCACAGGACTGA
- a CDS encoding SDR family NAD(P)-dependent oxidoreductase gives MRLQGKTAYITGAGSGLGRAAAERFAAEGATVVASDIDYEAATETVDRIENEGGEAAAHELDVRDAAAFRDAIDATVEEYGLDIVLNNAGIDHDLVDTEALDLETRDRVIDINVKGVWNGCAAAIPHFKEQGSGAIVNTGSLAGVIGSPKMSAYSLSKGAVVNYTRAIAAELGPHGVRANAVCPGVTETPMPKGDRSDEEWEQMASRMAEQYPLRRLGRPEDIANAMLYLASDEAAWVTGQALVVDGGFSCA, from the coding sequence ATGCGACTCCAAGGCAAGACCGCGTACATCACCGGCGCCGGGTCGGGACTGGGACGGGCCGCAGCCGAACGGTTCGCGGCCGAGGGCGCGACCGTCGTCGCCTCGGACATCGATTACGAGGCGGCGACCGAGACCGTCGACCGCATCGAGAACGAGGGGGGCGAGGCCGCCGCGCACGAACTGGACGTCCGGGACGCCGCGGCGTTCCGGGACGCCATCGACGCGACCGTCGAGGAGTACGGCCTCGACATCGTGCTGAACAACGCGGGCATCGACCACGACCTCGTCGACACGGAGGCCCTCGACCTGGAGACGCGCGACCGGGTCATCGACATCAACGTCAAGGGCGTCTGGAACGGCTGTGCGGCGGCCATCCCGCATTTCAAGGAGCAGGGTTCGGGCGCCATCGTCAACACGGGGTCGCTGGCGGGCGTCATCGGCTCGCCGAAGATGTCGGCGTACTCGCTGTCGAAGGGGGCCGTCGTCAACTACACCCGCGCCATCGCGGCGGAGCTCGGGCCGCACGGCGTCCGGGCCAACGCCGTCTGCCCCGGGGTGACGGAGACGCCGATGCCGAAGGGGGACCGCTCGGACGAGGAGTGGGAGCAGATGGCCTCGCGGATGGCCGAGCAGTACCCGCTCCGGCGGCTGGGCCGGCCCGAGGACATCGCGAACGCGATGCTGTACCTCGCGAGCGACGAGGCCGCCTGGGTCACGGGCCAGGCGCTCGTCGTCGACGGCGGCTTCTCGTGTGCCTGA
- a CDS encoding energy-coupling factor transporter transmembrane component T family protein, protein MLRYEPGTTLVHGLDPRTKLAFQVAFTAAAFTHTTPRGLFVLSGVTMGVLLAARLRLRSVAADLRFVFPFLVAAPLLQGLVLGPPWFSLAEARFPALASYRVVLVLLVSAAYVHTTSSRESRAAVQWLVPGRPGQFLGVGIGLVFRFLPVLVRDATRAREAMRARLGEARPVTERMRIVATTSLRRAFDRSDNLALALGARCFAWNPTLPRLAFGRADGLALTSCVALVGWALWPLV, encoded by the coding sequence GTGCTGAGGTACGAGCCGGGGACGACACTCGTCCACGGGCTGGACCCGCGGACGAAACTCGCCTTCCAGGTCGCGTTCACCGCGGCCGCGTTCACACACACGACCCCGCGGGGACTGTTCGTCCTGAGCGGCGTCACGATGGGGGTCCTGCTGGCCGCCCGGCTCCGGCTGCGCTCGGTCGCGGCCGACCTCCGTTTCGTGTTCCCGTTCCTCGTCGCGGCGCCGCTCCTGCAGGGGCTCGTGCTGGGACCGCCGTGGTTCTCGCTCGCGGAGGCCCGGTTCCCGGCGCTGGCGAGCTACCGGGTCGTGCTGGTGCTGCTCGTCAGCGCGGCGTACGTCCACACCACGTCGAGCCGGGAGTCACGGGCCGCCGTCCAGTGGCTCGTCCCCGGGCGCCCGGGCCAGTTCCTCGGCGTCGGCATCGGCCTCGTCTTCCGGTTCCTGCCCGTGCTCGTCCGTGACGCCACCCGCGCCCGGGAGGCCATGCGCGCCCGCCTGGGCGAGGCCCGACCGGTGACCGAGCGGATGCGCATCGTCGCGACGACGAGCCTGCGGCGTGCGTTCGACCGCTCGGACAACCTGGCGCTCGCACTCGGCGCCCGCTGTTTCGCCTGGAACCCGACGCTCCCGCGGCTCGCGTTCGGGCGCGCGGACGGGCTCGCACTGACGAGCTGTGTCGCGCTCGTCGGGTGGGCGCTCTGGCCGCTCGTCTGA
- a CDS encoding TrmB family transcriptional regulator — MSTDHTPGEAVDILQELGLKEYEARCFVGLSRLSTATAKRLSEVTEVPRTRVYDAVRVLEAQGLVEVQHSSPQRFRAVSLDEATETLRGRYATRIEELRESLAALDRIDADDEAPEQEVWGLSGRDVIAARTRELIGAAESEVVLVVADRSVLTDALVDRLNGLDDGIDLIIGAGSPAIDDALRERVPRATIFMSGLEWIRGMDDEEVTIGRLLLVDRSALLVSSMATDSHGEQAVFGRGFGNGLVIVARRLMAQGLPADRDSGSGG, encoded by the coding sequence ATGAGTACGGACCACACACCAGGCGAGGCCGTCGACATCCTGCAGGAACTCGGGCTCAAGGAGTACGAGGCCCGGTGTTTCGTGGGGCTGTCGCGGCTCTCGACGGCGACGGCGAAGCGGCTCAGCGAGGTGACCGAGGTGCCCCGCACCCGCGTCTACGACGCGGTCCGCGTGCTGGAGGCACAGGGACTGGTCGAGGTCCAGCACTCCAGCCCGCAACGGTTCCGGGCGGTGTCGCTGGACGAGGCGACCGAGACGCTCCGCGGACGGTACGCGACGCGTATCGAGGAGCTCCGGGAGTCGCTCGCGGCACTCGACCGTATCGACGCCGATGACGAAGCCCCCGAGCAGGAGGTGTGGGGGCTCTCCGGCCGGGACGTCATCGCTGCCCGGACCCGCGAACTCATCGGAGCGGCCGAATCGGAGGTGGTGCTGGTGGTGGCTGACCGCTCGGTCCTCACCGACGCCCTGGTCGACCGTCTCAACGGCCTCGACGACGGGATCGACCTCATCATCGGTGCCGGCTCGCCGGCGATCGACGACGCCCTGCGCGAGCGCGTCCCCCGGGCGACCATCTTCATGTCCGGACTCGAGTGGATCCGGGGGATGGACGACGAGGAGGTCACCATCGGTCGGCTGCTGCTGGTCGACCGGTCGGCGCTCCTGGTCAGCTCGATGGCCACCGACAGCCACGGCGAGCAGGCGGTCTTCGGACGGGGCTTCGGGAACGGCCTCGTGATCGTCGCTCGCCGGTTGATGGCACAGGGACTCCCCGCCGACCGGGACTCAGGGAGCGGCGGCTGA